In the genome of Streptomyces sp. Tu 3180, the window GCGTCCGCCCGGGGAGGCGCGCGGGGCCCGGCGCACGTCGACGATCACCAGCACCGGCGCCCGGGTCACCGCCGCCACCGCGCCGGGCCTCTCCACCCGCCGCACGTCGGCCTCGATCAGCACGGCCGCCGGTGCCGTGTGAGGGCCGCCGGCCCTGGGCCGGGTGAGCCGGGGGTCGGAGGTGATCTCGAGCTCGGCGGTCACCGGGGCGTGCTCCCGGGCCAGCTCCGGCACGGGGCCGCGCCGCGGATCCGCACCGTGCAGGCCCGCGGAGCCGGCGGCAGCGGCGACACAGAGCAGCACGGCGGCCCCGGACACCAGGGACGAGGGGGGTGCGCCGGTCCTTCGCCGCCCCGCCCGCCGGCGCCGGCCGCGCCCCACCACGAGGAGGACGCCGGCCGCCGCCAGGGAGACGGTCACCACGCCCACCACCCTGCCGGGCGGGGCGTGCAGCATCACCGCCGCCGTGGCCCAGGCCGCCAGCGCGGGCGGCACGAGCCGGAGGTCCGTCGGTGCCTCCTGACGCGGGTGCGCGGTTCCGAGTCGCTTCCCGGACGCGGCGTGGACGGGCTGCCTGGTGGCGGTCCCCGCGGGCCGGGGGTCCGCCGGCGGCACCGGGTCCGTGCGGTTCGTCACGGCCGCACCAGATCGCGCAGGTCCTCGAAGCGGCGGTCGCCGATGCCGTCGACCTCGCGCAGTTCGTCCACGGAGCGGAAACCGCCGTGCCGGGTGCGGTAGTCGACGATGTGCCGGGCCAGCACGGGACCGACCCCCGGCAGGGCGTCGAGCTGGTCCGGTGTGGCGGTGCTGAGGGACACCGGTGCAGCGGGTCCGGTGCCCGCGGGCGCACCGGCCGCACCGCCGGAGGCCGCGGTGCCCCCTCCCGTGTCCGGCCCCGCGACCGGTGCCGGGCCTCCGACGACCACCTGCTCCCCGTCCACCAGGAACCGGGCGCGGTTGAGGCCGTCCGTCTTCGTCCCGGGCCGCACCCCGCCCGCCGCCCGCAGCGCGTCCTCGACCCGCGAACCGGCCGGCAGACGGTGGATCCCCGGGTCACGCACCTTGCCGCTGACGTCGACCACGATCCCGGGCCCCGCCGGGCCGCCGGCCTCGACCGCCCCGGCCGGTGCGCCCGGTCCGCCCTCCTCCCGGCCGGCTTCGCCCTCCCCCCGCTCCCCGTGGGGAGCGGCCGCCCGCACCACCTCCGGCGCCCGCACCGGCTGGGTCCGCCCGGACCAGAAGTGCTGCACGGCGAACCCCACGGCGACCACGAGCAGCACCGACAGCGCGACCACGCTCCGTCGTTCCAGTCCGCACCGCGTCTGCACCCACAGCGGCAGGCGCTCCCGCAGCGCGAGCCCGAACCGCTCCCGGTACCGGCCCTCCCCGCTCACCGGGCTCACCTGATCCCCCGGATCCACCGGATCGGGCACTCCCCCGGGAGAACCCCGGTTCGCGGCGTCCGCCGCGTCCCCTCCCGCGGCCGCGCCCCCGCGGGAACGCACCGGCGGGAGATCCACCGCCGTCGCACGGTCCACGGCCCAGCTCGGGACGCGCCCGGCCCTCCCGCTTCCCCCGGCCCCGTCGCCGGCGCCGTCGCTGTCGCCGTCCTCACCGAACAGGGCCTGCGCCCGCCGCCGGAGTTCCTCCGCCGGCGCGTGGCGGTCCCGGTGCCCGTGCCGGTGGCCCTGCCGTACCCGTCCTCGGGGCGAGGGCGGCCGGCGATGACGTGCGCGCCCGTCGGACGCGGGGTCACGGCCCGGGCCGCTGGTCGCCGTCGCTGTGCGTGAACGTGATCGAAGTGCCATGCGAGGAGGATCGGGCAACCCGCCGCATCCCCGTCGATCTTGCTCGATCTCCGTGGACCACCGCCCGGTTGTGGACAACTCCGTCACCCGCGCGCGCCCGCCGCCACGCGGCCGGCGGTCCCGTCCCGCCTCACCGCTGCGAGACCACGACCCCCAGCAGGCCGGGTCCCGTGTGCGCCCCGATCACCGCTCCCACCTCGCTGACGTGCAGGTCGGCCAGGGCCGGCAGCCGGGCCCGCAGCCGGTCCGCGAGGGCCGACGCGCGGTCCGGGGCGGCGAGGTGGTGGACGGCGACGTCGACGTCGGCGCCGCCCGCCCGTTCGGCCGCGATCTCCTCCAGACGGGCGATCGCCCTGGACGCGGTGCGGACCTTCTCCAGGGGTTCGATGCGGCCGCCCGCCAGCTGCAGCAGCGGCTTCACCGCGAGCGCCGAGCCCAGCAGGGCCTGCGCGGCGCCGATGCGGCCACCGCGGCGCAGGTAGTCCAGGGTGTCGACGTAGAAGTAGGCGGAGGTGCCCGCCGCGCGTTTCTCGGCGGCGGTGACCGCCTCGTCCACCGTGCCGCCCGCCTGAGCGGTCTCGGCCGCCGCCAGTGCGCAGAACCCGAGGGCCATCGCGATCATGCCGGTGTCCACCACCCGCACCGGCACCGGCGCCTGACGCGCCGCGACGACCGCCGCGTCGTAGGTGCCGGAGAGTTCGGCGGAGAGGTGGAGGGAGACGATGCCGGTGGCGCCGGACTCGGCGGCCCTGCGGTAGGTCTCGGCGAAGACCTCGGGACCGGGCCGCGAGGTCGTGACGGGGCGCCGCTTCTGCAGGGCCTGGGCGAGGGAGCGGGTGGAGATCTCGGTGCCCTCTTCGAGCGCGCGGTTGCCGAGGACCACGATCAGCGGCACCGCCGTGATGCCGTGCCGCTCCATCGTCCGGGCCGGCAGGTAGGCCGTTGAATCGGTGACGATCGCGACATGGCGGGACATGAGCTGGAGGTTACCTGCCGTAGTGCCCGCGTGGCAGCCCGGCCTCGCGGGCCGGTTCGGCCGTGGCCGGATCAGGCGGTGTTCACGCGGTGTCCAGTCGGCGTTCAGACGGTGCTCAAGTGGTGCTCTCGGGGCGGGGCTTCTTCTCCCAGGGGTAGGTGGGGCGCGGCCCGGGCGGGGTGATGGCGGGCCGCACCGGCTCGGGCTCCGGCTCCCGGGCCGTGGCCGACCGCGGCGCTTCCGCCCGGGTGGGGCCCGCCGCCGGAGTGCCGGTGGCGGGTGCCTCGGGCCAGGGTGCGGACCGGGGCTCGGACCGCTGGTCCGTGGTCGTCCAGTGCCGCAGGGCACCGGCCTCCACGTCGATCTGCGCGCTCAGCGAGTCGAGTTCGTCGTCCGCGAAGCGGCGGGCGCGGTCGCGGGCCGCCCAGCGCAGGGAGTCCGCCGACTGTGTGATGCGCCCGGTGCGCTCGCGCAGCTCGGGCAGCCGCTCGACGAGCGCGGCACGGTCCGGTTCGGACTCCAGGCGCCTGAGCTCGCCGTCCAGTTCGTGTCCGTGCGCGCTGAGACGCTGGAAGAGGCCGAGGGACTCCTTGAGGGACTCGTCCTCGGCGACGACCGCCTCCAGCGCTTCCTGGGTCGCGCGCATGGAGGTGCGCAGCTCGAGCCGGAGCTGGGCGATCTCGCCGGCCGGGCCGGGCCTGCCGAGGGCCTTGGCCTTCAGCGTGTGGTCCTCGACCGTGCGGCGGGCCTGGGTGATGTGGCGGTCGGCACTGCGCTTGGCCGCGCCGACGACCTTCACCGTGGCGTAGGCGCCGAGTACGAGAGAGAGCACGAAGAGCAGGGCGAACACTGCGATCACTGCTTCCACGAGGCTCCTCCTCCGGGCCCTTCGGCCTGTCCCGGCACGCTCCGCGCCGCTCTTCAACGGTAAACGCAAAGGGCAGGCCCGGAGTTCCCGAAAAACCCCGAACCTGCCCGTAGGGGATCACCCTGCCCCGGGACGTCACGCCCGGCGGGGACCACCCCGCCCCGGGACGTCACGCCCGGCGGAGATCACCCCGGGTGCCCGGCCGGCCGGCGTGCGTCACGCCGGGACGATGTTCACCAGCTTGGGCGCCCGCACGATCACCTTGCGGATGCC includes:
- a CDS encoding DegV family protein, giving the protein MSRHVAIVTDSTAYLPARTMERHGITAVPLIVVLGNRALEEGTEISTRSLAQALQKRRPVTTSRPGPEVFAETYRRAAESGATGIVSLHLSAELSGTYDAAVVAARQAPVPVRVVDTGMIAMALGFCALAAAETAQAGGTVDEAVTAAEKRAAGTSAYFYVDTLDYLRRGGRIGAAQALLGSALAVKPLLQLAGGRIEPLEKVRTASRAIARLEEIAAERAGGADVDVAVHHLAAPDRASALADRLRARLPALADLHVSEVGAVIGAHTGPGLLGVVVSQR
- a CDS encoding ComEA family DNA-binding protein, with the protein product MALRSRSRTATATSGPGRDPASDGRARHRRPPSPRGRVRQGHRHGHRDRHAPAEELRRRAQALFGEDGDSDGAGDGAGGSGRAGRVPSWAVDRATAVDLPPVRSRGGAAAGGDAADAANRGSPGGVPDPVDPGDQVSPVSGEGRYRERFGLALRERLPLWVQTRCGLERRSVVALSVLLVVAVGFAVQHFWSGRTQPVRAPEVVRAAAPHGERGEGEAGREEGGPGAPAGAVEAGGPAGPGIVVDVSGKVRDPGIHRLPAGSRVEDALRAAGGVRPGTKTDGLNRARFLVDGEQVVVGGPAPVAGPDTGGGTAASGGAAGAPAGTGPAAPVSLSTATPDQLDALPGVGPVLARHIVDYRTRHGGFRSVDELREVDGIGDRRFEDLRDLVRP